In a genomic window of Halalkalicoccus sp. CG83:
- a CDS encoding ribonuclease H-like domain-containing protein, translating into MSSSSATARIACASPPFVERATATELEDWLAYFEPDLVLLAGESAALRAASVLRRHLGSGTGFFQPAGNAPASGPRTIDGVQFVLAPSTTALEEIAAYEESELDPDEPTHVLSGLLDLDVDTTTLSTTLVGREEYRSALDPERLAGEYVHVSTRLPADYRRDWDDLAVVGGGAESGAAGTPLVALDCRSDGQVLTRTLQPTRLGLRALDGVGVTRARRLRKAGFGDRVAVADADAATLADVRGLGRTTAERIRRSARAVAHGEVVRESDESLPYGDPVFIDIETDGLAPTITWLIGTLDGSSDGEYRSFLATDPDEPGCAIEAFMAWYTTNASDRPIVAYNGWNFDFSVLHDHIVEHCPEYEDDWTDTYRFDPYRWAVEQGNAVLPGQTNTLEDVASVLGYERAETGLTGAAVARAYQAWMADRSPATELDWERFDAYCEDDVRALATVYEALEASGRIVSTGEPTRDVRETTTQGSLSDW; encoded by the coding sequence ATGTCGTCCTCGTCCGCAACCGCCCGGATCGCCTGCGCCTCGCCACCCTTCGTCGAACGAGCGACGGCGACGGAACTCGAGGACTGGCTCGCCTACTTCGAGCCCGACCTGGTCCTCCTCGCGGGCGAATCCGCGGCACTGCGGGCGGCGAGCGTGCTTCGCCGCCACCTCGGGTCGGGGACGGGATTCTTTCAGCCGGCGGGTAACGCGCCGGCGAGCGGACCGCGAACGATCGACGGCGTCCAGTTCGTCCTCGCGCCGTCGACGACGGCGCTCGAGGAGATCGCGGCGTACGAGGAGAGCGAACTCGATCCCGACGAGCCAACCCACGTGCTGAGCGGACTGCTCGATTTAGACGTGGACACGACGACGCTCTCGACCACGCTCGTCGGCCGCGAGGAGTATCGAAGCGCGCTCGATCCCGAGCGTCTCGCCGGTGAGTACGTCCACGTCTCGACCCGGCTTCCGGCCGACTACCGGCGCGACTGGGACGACCTGGCGGTCGTCGGCGGGGGTGCCGAGTCGGGCGCCGCTGGCACGCCGCTGGTCGCGCTCGACTGTCGGAGCGACGGACAGGTACTCACGCGGACGCTCCAGCCTACCCGCCTCGGGCTGCGGGCGCTCGACGGCGTCGGCGTGACGCGCGCTCGGCGGCTCCGCAAGGCGGGGTTCGGCGACCGCGTCGCGGTCGCCGACGCGGACGCAGCTACTCTCGCCGACGTTCGGGGTCTCGGACGGACGACCGCCGAGCGGATCCGACGAAGCGCCCGCGCCGTCGCCCACGGTGAGGTCGTCCGCGAGTCCGACGAGTCACTCCCGTACGGTGATCCCGTCTTCATCGATATCGAGACCGACGGGCTGGCACCCACGATCACGTGGCTGATCGGCACCCTCGACGGCTCCTCGGACGGGGAGTACCGCTCGTTTCTCGCGACCGACCCCGACGAGCCGGGCTGCGCGATCGAGGCGTTCATGGCGTGGTACACGACGAACGCGAGCGACCGCCCGATCGTGGCGTACAACGGCTGGAACTTCGATTTCAGCGTGCTCCACGACCACATCGTCGAGCACTGCCCGGAGTACGAGGACGACTGGACCGACACCTACCGGTTCGATCCGTACCGGTGGGCCGTCGAACAGGGCAACGCCGTCCTCCCGGGCCAGACGAACACACTCGAGGACGTCGCGAGCGTGCTCGGCTACGAACGGGCCGAGACGGGCCTGACGGGGGCGGCGGTCGCCCGCGCCTATCAGGCGTGGATGGCGGACCGTTCGCCCGCGACGGAGCTTGACTGGGAGCGGTTCGACGCCTACTGCGAGGACGACGTCCGGGCGCTCGCGACGGTCTACGAGGCGCTCGAGGCGAGCGGGCGGATCGTCTCGACCGGCGAACCGACGCGCGACGTGCGCGAAACGACGACACAGGGGAGCCTCTCCGACTGGTGA
- a CDS encoding diaminobutyrate--2-oxoglutarate transaminase — translation MNYTESGNSAILAHQAERESNARTYPRHLPLAIQEAHGITVTDMDGNDYYDCLAGAGTLALGHNHPRVVETMKQALDADRPIHTLDISTPAKARFIDTLFESLPDEFRNSAKVQFCSPAGTDAVEAALKLVKTATDNRTILGFQGAYHGMTNGALSLMGDTDAKESIPGLMADVHHLPYPYDYRCPFGVGGEDGHRLASSYVENLLEDPESGITDPAGMILEPVQGEGGAIPAPGEWLREMRRITHDHDIPLIVDEIQAGLGRTGETYAFEHADITPDMITLSKAIGGGLPLAVVVYDESLDVWEPGAHAGTFRGNQLAMAAGETTIDYMLENDLDDHAANVGARLRDKLETMAERFDVVGDVRGRGLMLGVEFVDLDAEWQGAGPLAPNADFAKAVQAECFDRGLIIELGGRASATVRFLPPLIVSKKQVDDIAAIFSEAVAAVANTDKDQRR, via the coding sequence ATGAACTATACCGAGAGCGGAAACAGCGCGATTCTCGCCCACCAGGCCGAGCGAGAGTCGAATGCACGGACCTACCCCCGTCACCTGCCGCTGGCTATCCAAGAAGCCCATGGCATTACTGTCACAGACATGGATGGCAACGATTACTATGATTGTCTTGCGGGGGCAGGGACGCTCGCCCTCGGCCATAATCATCCCCGGGTAGTCGAGACGATGAAGCAGGCGCTCGACGCTGATCGGCCCATTCACACCCTCGACATCTCGACGCCAGCGAAAGCACGCTTCATTGATACGCTCTTCGAAAGCCTTCCTGATGAGTTTAGGAACTCGGCGAAAGTGCAGTTCTGTAGTCCAGCGGGGACGGACGCGGTCGAAGCCGCCCTCAAGCTCGTGAAGACCGCAACGGACAACCGGACGATTCTGGGCTTCCAGGGTGCATATCACGGAATGACTAATGGCGCCCTCTCATTGATGGGTGATACCGACGCCAAGGAATCGATCCCAGGATTGATGGCCGATGTACACCATCTTCCCTATCCCTATGACTACCGCTGCCCCTTTGGGGTCGGTGGTGAGGACGGTCATCGCCTCGCGAGTTCCTACGTCGAGAATCTCCTCGAGGACCCGGAGAGCGGTATCACCGATCCCGCGGGAATGATTCTGGAACCCGTCCAGGGCGAGGGAGGGGCGATCCCCGCGCCGGGTGAGTGGCTCCGAGAGATGCGACGCATCACGCATGACCATGACATCCCACTAATCGTCGATGAGATTCAGGCCGGGCTGGGCCGCACGGGAGAGACCTACGCCTTCGAGCACGCGGATATTACGCCCGACATGATCACGCTCTCGAAGGCCATTGGTGGTGGTCTGCCGCTTGCAGTCGTTGTCTACGATGAGTCGCTCGATGTCTGGGAACCCGGCGCTCACGCGGGGACGTTCCGCGGTAACCAGCTCGCAATGGCCGCCGGCGAAACGACCATCGACTACATGCTCGAGAACGACCTTGACGACCACGCTGCTAACGTCGGGGCCCGATTGCGCGACAAGCTCGAAACCATGGCTGAGCGCTTCGACGTGGTCGGGGACGTTCGTGGACGTGGTCTCATGCTTGGCGTTGAGTTCGTCGACCTTGATGCTGAGTGGCAGGGTGCTGGTCCACTCGCACCAAACGCTGATTTCGCGAAGGCCGTTCAAGCTGAGTGTTTCGACCGCGGACTGATCATCGAACTCGGTGGGCGCGCAAGTGCCACCGTGCGGTTCCTTCCACCATTGATCGTATCGAAAAAGCAGGTTGACGATATTGCTGCGATCTTCAGCGAAGCCGTCGCTGCGGTTGCGAACACTGATAAGGACCAACGGAGGTGA
- a CDS encoding carboxypeptidase regulatory-like domain-containing protein has protein sequence MNRITSPNPRTVAILVVIGCVLLIGCSGLGVDDSTVENNETNGTNETDGANNTTDDLAEANNTTATPEETNNTTEAEQDPPGAEDGDETNETESDVNTSSTPENASGVTETNETEETTDTDETDQSDQTDDTDEATEYASPDDIRVDGVTHMESDSDLDSDEITLANTNDELALPIGGWEIAFEGTDQRISIDEGTVIEPGDTRTIQLEDGEKVLNEDGGVVHLYDAEGNHVGSWDHVGSPSSPPASDEGDEQGYVQFEIIDAESGEGVENANVVLEDGDTQLTGSTDGAGVTTIRDISYGEYELTVEHDEYTTHSETITVNEETTERTIDLESAESEGAAAQTVTGTIGTAGV, from the coding sequence ATGAATAGAATAACATCTCCGAACCCACGAACGGTCGCAATTCTCGTAGTAATAGGCTGTGTCCTCCTCATCGGTTGTTCCGGGCTAGGTGTCGATGATTCTACCGTAGAAAACAACGAGACCAACGGTACCAACGAGACCGACGGAGCGAACAACACGACCGACGATCTCGCGGAGGCGAACAACACGACTGCTACCCCGGAGGAGACCAACAACACAACGGAGGCGGAGCAAGACCCGCCGGGCGCAGAGGATGGTGACGAGACGAACGAAACCGAGTCGGATGTCAACACGAGCTCCACACCGGAGAACGCCTCCGGGGTTACCGAAACCAACGAGACCGAGGAGACCACTGATACCGACGAAACGGACCAGAGTGACCAAACGGACGACACCGACGAAGCCACTGAGTACGCGAGTCCCGACGACATTCGCGTCGATGGGGTAACCCACATGGAGAGTGACTCCGACCTCGACAGCGATGAGATCACGTTAGCCAACACCAACGATGAACTCGCGCTCCCGATCGGCGGCTGGGAGATCGCGTTCGAGGGGACTGATCAGCGCATCTCCATCGATGAGGGGACCGTCATTGAGCCCGGAGACACCCGGACCATCCAGCTCGAGGACGGAGAAAAGGTACTCAACGAGGACGGCGGGGTCGTTCACCTCTACGACGCGGAGGGGAATCATGTCGGCTCCTGGGATCACGTGGGCTCGCCTAGCAGCCCGCCTGCATCGGATGAGGGAGACGAGCAAGGATACGTTCAGTTCGAGATCATCGATGCAGAGAGTGGTGAAGGCGTCGAGAATGCGAACGTCGTTCTCGAAGACGGAGATACGCAACTGACGGGCAGTACTGATGGAGCCGGAGTGACTACGATTCGAGACATCTCGTATGGTGAGTACGAGTTGACCGTCGAACACGATGAGTATACGACCCACTCCGAGACGATCACAGTCAACGAGGAGACCACTGAGAGGACGATCGACCTGGAATCGGCTGAGTCTGAGGGCGCTGCCGCTCAGACAGTGACTGGAACGATCGGTACTGCTGGCGTGTAA
- a CDS encoding plastocyanin/azurin family copper-binding protein encodes MLPTFHRRISGLYCNRQRAAHGHTFEHTFDSPGVYKYYCTPHVAMGMKGAIFVGLE; translated from the coding sequence ATGTTACCGACATTTCACCGTAGGATTAGCGGGCTGTACTGCAACCGCCAGCGAGCCGCCCACGGCCACACATTCGAACACACGTTCGACTCACCCGGCGTTTACAAGTACTACTGTACGCCCCACGTGGCGATGGGCATGAAGGGAGCAATCTTCGTCGGCCTCGAGTAG
- a CDS encoding PQQ-dependent sugar dehydrogenase, protein MTAPHYTSTSRRTLLRATGVLSVLSTAGCVDDFDDGDGSASNGGDNDGGDEGTEGGSTSGFEVEEVLEGLTHPWGLAFLPDDSRALVTERSGRLALVDREDGGLEPVEGTPEVYAEGQGGLLDVTPHPEFPEEPWVYLTYAATNDEGESATHLGRGRLETDGPRLAGFEVLHVAEPFVDSDAHFGSRIVFGEDDLLYMTTGDRQSKEFGPDHVAQDTSNELGATLRLTPDGSIPEGNPFVDDPDAEDEIFSYGHRNPQGMTLHPETGAIWQSEHGEGDGDEINVIEAGGNYGWPVATYACHYGSEEPLGDRPPEREDMVEPVHYWECGTGGFPPAGMTFYDGEAFPDLQGDLLVGNLAEEYLGRLAVDGTDLEEVEPLLDGRGWRIREVAVAPDTGHLYVLVDAEDAPLVRLVPE, encoded by the coding sequence ATGACCGCTCCACACTACACCAGCACCAGCCGACGCACGCTTTTGCGAGCCACCGGGGTGCTCAGCGTCCTCTCCACCGCCGGCTGCGTCGATGACTTCGACGACGGCGACGGCTCGGCGTCGAACGGTGGCGACAATGACGGCGGGGACGAGGGGACCGAGGGAGGTTCTACTAGCGGATTCGAGGTCGAGGAGGTACTCGAGGGGCTCACCCACCCCTGGGGGCTCGCGTTCCTGCCCGATGACTCGCGAGCGCTCGTCACCGAGCGTTCCGGTCGCCTGGCGCTCGTCGACCGCGAGGATGGTGGCCTCGAACCGGTCGAGGGTACGCCGGAGGTGTACGCGGAGGGCCAGGGCGGCCTGCTCGACGTGACGCCGCATCCCGAGTTCCCTGAGGAGCCGTGGGTCTACCTGACCTACGCCGCGACGAACGACGAGGGCGAGTCGGCCACCCATCTCGGGCGGGGCCGGCTCGAGACCGACGGGCCGCGACTCGCGGGGTTCGAGGTGCTGCACGTGGCGGAGCCGTTCGTCGACTCGGACGCTCACTTCGGCTCGCGGATCGTCTTCGGCGAGGACGACCTGCTCTACATGACGACGGGCGACCGCCAGTCCAAGGAGTTCGGCCCCGACCACGTCGCCCAGGACACGTCGAACGAACTCGGCGCCACGCTGCGGCTCACGCCCGACGGCTCGATCCCTGAGGGGAACCCGTTCGTCGACGATCCCGATGCGGAGGACGAGATCTTCAGCTACGGCCACCGGAATCCCCAGGGGATGACGCTCCACCCCGAGACGGGCGCGATCTGGCAGAGCGAGCACGGCGAGGGGGACGGCGACGAGATCAACGTCATCGAGGCGGGGGGCAACTACGGCTGGCCCGTCGCGACCTACGCCTGTCACTACGGATCGGAGGAACCGCTCGGCGACCGACCCCCCGAACGCGAGGACATGGTGGAGCCGGTCCACTACTGGGAGTGTGGCACCGGCGGCTTCCCGCCGGCCGGAATGACCTTCTACGACGGCGAGGCGTTTCCCGACCTGCAGGGCGACCTGCTCGTCGGGAACTTAGCCGAGGAGTACCTCGGTCGGCTCGCCGTCGACGGTACCGACCTCGAGGAGGTCGAGCCTCTGCTGGACGGGCGCGGCTGGCGGATCCGCGAGGTCGCGGTCGCGCCCGATACGGGTCACCTCTACGTGCTGGTGGACGCCGAGGACGCGCCGCTCGTTCGCCTGGTACCGGAATAA